In the Maniola hyperantus chromosome 13, iAphHyp1.2, whole genome shotgun sequence genome, ccttccaggttagcccgcttccatcttagactgcatcatcacttaccaccaggtgagattgcagtcaagggctaacttgtatctgaataaaataaaaagaattaaaacatcgtgacgtaacctgcatgcctgataaaAATTCGCCATGTTTTTTCAAAGGTGTAGTTATATGAAGTCtgtaatccgcacttggccagcgtggtggcctaCAGCCTAAATTAAACCatgctcattctgagaagagccGTGCTCAGTTAAAGCCCAGAATGATGGgttgaaatgaaaaataaaaaataaaacagtgcAAAAATACTGAAAATTCAACTCACTTTCATAACTGCTAGAGTTGTTAGCAGAATTTTTTGTCATATACGAGTAGATAAATTGCAGTTCCGTATGAAATAACTTTACCGTGGAGTTCATTGGCCCAATGACCTGGAAAAGTCTGGTCGTCGATCTAACATTTTCCCGGTACTTAGCCAGGGTCCGATTAATAACCTAACCTACTTTACATACAACCTATAATGGACCGATGGTTACCTCGTCTGGTAAATTTTagcattggcgccgattctgttgtctttctctaaactaaatttttatcactttatttttatctcctctcaaaatgaaaaaaaccagtcaagtgcgagtcaggctcgcgcaatgagggtttcgtactacagtcgtattttttcgacattttgcacgataattcaaaaactatgatgcataaaaataaataaaaacctgttttagaatgtacaggtgaagacctttcacatgataccccacttgatatagtcactcacttcgaaagttgaaaatactaattattagtttattattataatatttttttttgtgtgatctaaccctaaattcacggttttcagatttttccccaaatgtcagctgtaagatctacctacctgccaaatttcataattctagatcaacgggaagtaccctgtaggtttcttgacagacagacggacagacagacaacaaagtgatcctataagggttccgtttttccttttgaggtacggaaccctaaaaaacgggctgaattgagaaccacctcatttttgtaagtcggttaaaaagaatagGATATAGTCCGccgcgaactctcaggcatgcaagaattctcatgatgttttcctttaccgttaaagtttgtggtatttaattgctcaaaatgcACACATCGCAACAgtgacaaagtcgcgagcataagctagttaatctATATAATTATATCGTCAGACATCTCCGTATATTAAGGCATCGATTTATGTAAAAAGCTTTAGCATGTAAGGTCTCCTTTATCCTtcaatacaataaaaaatattcgttCAGGATCGGATCAGTTCAGTGAAAGGATGGGCGGGAAACGGAAATTTGATTGATTTCCCCTGATTTTCCACCctaaacttttccttttattacgATCtcgatgaaaataaaattgaacaGCCGATATTTGAGTGCTGTGTATTTACTGAAACAGAAATTTCCCGAACAGTTTACTAACTTTTACATAGAATATACTTATACATGGGAATTATAtggaatagatttttttacaaacaacCTAAGTACTTACAAACAACTTTTGCAAGTTCTTTTGGATAgacaaatgaatctaccactggtttggacgCATTATGATTCTTCCCTAataattttgactttgctcagacttttagggtgagatctattaGAGCGCattctgactttgcttagacttaagacagagttaaaacgagacagaatgTATATCTCTcagtacataaatctgtctcgttttaactcaatcttaagtctgagccaagtcaaagtgcgctctatagatttaaAATGCCTTAGGAgttaaaatgataaaattaactaagtaaattaaataaatgaaataaaaaataaaataaaaatattttatttcaggtctgggacccatataaaaacacatgttgataataattaaaatgtgtataaacaatatttaaaacaaagcaGACAATTAaagttcttttattttatttttattttacagtacGGACTGAAAATATTCTAAGtacttacaaattattatttaagattTATGGAGATAAGCTACATTTATGtttaagtacaaaataaaaattcattgaCCTATTTTCATGCTACTTATACTATTCTTTTgatctacttacttagtttaaaaacaatattaacaTATTAACAATTTGAACaacatgaaatatttatttcttcaaATAGTACTTTTAAACGCTCGCTTTCTTAAAACTTGTACCatcaacaattaaaaaaaaaaaaatccatttatCTAAAGGTAACCATCAAAAATATAcaggtgtaactagaacgcgagcaaaaacttagcgttattgttatactaccttaacacaatccaataccagaaccatttgcctcattttgtagtttaagtgatttagtatttttcaaacccgcaatgtatagtgtgcaaaactcgggtcaatgccccatctacgatgcggcattgacaccgagtgacctactttcggaacgttcgttgactagcgtcagtcagatgttttattcgcaatatatcgtgaaattttacaaaatataggttttttttcgcgtttttttttcacgttttttatcactgatcatcagtactattacccgtcttcgtttttgccaccgttctggttacatcctgtatgtatTACCAACAATAAAGAAATCCCGACTTTTATTTCTAGTTTGACTTTACATCTCAAATATTACGATGCTATtcgagatagatagatagaaatactttattgcacacaaaaaaaaatattacataactattacaaaaaaactaaaactaaaaaataattgtatgcaaaggcggccttattgctcacagcaatctctaccaggcaacctttgagaTGAGAGATCTACCTgtcgggtaggtaggtacatggaaTGTTCGtcataaagtaggtatttcagCTATGCTTTGTCCTGCGGAACAGCGCGCTGAACTTGCCGGCTTGGTAGGTCGGCATGAAGGGCAGGTATTGTGTCCACTTCCATCTGTAAGGGAggtattgggtatttgactacatctatacttaatattataaattcgaaagagtgtctgtctgtctatctgtctgtctgtctgtctgtctgctagcttttcacggctcaaccgttcaaccgattttgacgaaatttggtaggtacagagatagcttgcatcccggggaaggacataggctactttttatcccggaaaattgaagagttcccacagaatttttaaaaacctaaatccactcagacgaagttgcgggcatcatctagttaaaaataaattattttggttTCTGAATCCCAATATGAGTAGGACCGAGGTGGTAAATGGTAATAGCACCTAGAGTCTAGACTTCGATCCAGACATAATATTCGCAGCGTTCATGGGCAAGGTCCCTCCTAACTGTTCAGAGTGCGATACAGTGGAGGACGTACTGCATAAAATGGTTGAATGCTTCCGGAACGAAGCTGAAAGATCGGATtttttacagtaggtaaatCTTCTGAACATAGGAACATGAAACAGCATTCTTGCCTTCCCGGCATCCGAGAAGGTAAGGATGCTGTACAAATTAGTAGGCTTAGATGTAGAAAGTaagagaacctcctccttttatgAAGTTGGTTAATAAAGCTAAAGATTAGTAAAGTTGGTTAAGAAAGCGTTTAAAATAGGCAGGTTTAACCTTCGTATAAGGGACATTCCCACTGGGAAGTCATAGGTATCTCCTTGCTCGTTCGCACCCATCGCTTCCAAGGACATCTCTTTCGCCCACGCGGCCAGACCTCGCTCCTCCTCCGTACCTGGAAGTTACTAAATATATCTATGTCGGGAAAAATATATCTATGTCGGGAAAAATATATCTATGTCGGGAAAAATATATCTATGTCGGGAAAAATAATGCATACGGAATACGACAtccttaaattaaattaaactaatttaattaatttagttacTACATTAAAGTTAAATGTAGTAACGTTCTCAATCGAATATCCTTATCTGTTCCACATAGACACTCCCGCAGTtttatatccccaaaaatcttccatatacctttcaccaaatctcatctaggaaatcaagccccaattatgcgtatatgtgcaaaatttaacgaaatatcaaaaaagatacctggcaaggacatatttcatgactcagctactgcattcaaaaaaagctcttatcattttacggtgggttcatctcctaagtaacttaattaagtagttagtttgtttagttaagtagttagttaagttctttttatttgtctagatattttgcaaatgctgtgtacacattttatagatacatttatcagcctgtgtttgtctataagtgtcgtattttgtgttaaattaatgtattgtgtgtgttcctaataaataaaataaaataatcctgTTTCATTAGAATTTATTTGAATAGCAACACAGAGTAAACGTTGACCTGTGATGTTCTCTAAGGTTCGCTACAGACCAACGTTTACTCTGTGTTGCTATTCAAATAAATTCTAATTAAACAAGATGTCGTATTCCGTATGCATTATTTTAAATCTagcaaaatccggtgcggaattaattcctcagtgcgcgcgcttctatgtactTAGGTCTTAGtcctatagttcacagattttgggGGAAAAACGAGCAGGTGacccacctgatgttaagtgattaccgctgcccatggatatttgtagcaccagaggatctgccgatgcgttgccggcctttcaggaatttgttgatccgccccttgaataaccccatgttgtagtctagtgggaacaccgccgatgggattgattccacagtttgcacgtgcgtggaaagaagaatCTGGCACAacagacggtcgaagtgcaccagacacccatgTGGTGAGAGTGAAATTgattacggtggcgcgcggtgcggttgtagaaaaagaagggtgaaatgaggtcaaaaagctccaTACTGCAACCGTAATAATATACCGGCTATGAGTCACGCAAactgctaatacgcgtggccgccattttagtgacgtcagcaccagactgaagtttcgagctgttggtatatttttatttcggctgacgtcaaaaggACGTCAATTCGATGCTAATGAGAcaaggttccagcgcaatagcaattgggtatttgactacatcaaaaataaattatttctcagtgattactaaaaagagggtcttccaaaatacgtaaaatccaagtcctttgttagttttaagtgtgatAACCATATTAAataatcgattaaactaaaaaaagtacgtcattatgatgtgacgtcacattccagtacttcatagaatatcgcatactaagtgcgcgttttgacgtttgataaaaagttactgatttgactacttagttgtcaaataccgtatttgcGGGACTCATAAAAGTTTTCAGCAGCTATGTGAACGGTATTCTTATGGCCGCACCCCATCGTCAAGTATGCAGAACATGTAACCCCCGACCGCTAACAAGCTATTAGCAAGTGTTGTTATACTCGCAGAGCCCATACAAAAGCAAATAAACTGTAAGGGGCAAAGAGATTTACATGAAGCGTCGAGCCGATATTGGGAATATTCTCTTCACTTTTTTATTGGAATTTCAAACTtcataatttttctttttaatggtactgattctgagcacatataattttaaagtatttgcatcctcctcttactaatgtaatatgaaatggATAGACACAGTTTGTCATtttttttagaatgacattttagcgttgtctctgtcatactattatatattctgtgctcatacctaggtatatgacgttttgtcagtctcaaggacagaggcaatgctctacaaatatgctatctccttcttaatGTCGATATACATAACTTTCTGCCCAGTACTGTACTTTAGTCTAAAATTCAGAATATCTTTTAGTttacaattaataaataatttattagattTGGGGTAAAAAGAAACCTTTTGAGTACTTAAAGAGGACAATCCTATGTCCTCTTTAAGTACTCAAAAGGTTTTGAGTTAATCAAACTCTATTTTCCGGAAGATAAGGTCTTCTTTGGGTTGCTGAGTCGATGAAGTAGAAAGAAGCTTTATCCTGTCTATCATTTATAAAGTCTAAACATCTTTGGTGTGGGGTTGTTAAAATAGCAGGCGTTTTTCATGGCTAATTAACTAGCGTGATCAATTACTTCGTGCATGTATTATATTAGCGACATTTTTAGGATTTCTCATCGAAGTAgctgatttaaataatgaagTAAATTTAACTTAtttcacactagcttatgctcgcgacttcgtccgcatggactacacaaatttcaaatccctatttcacccccttaggggttgaattttcaaaaatcctttcttagcgcgtgcctacatcataatagctatcctatctgcatgccaaatttcagccctatccgtacagtactgtgcgttgatagatctgtcagtcaccttttccatttatacatacatatatttagactacggGATATAATTAAATACATTATTAACGGTCAATATTAGCGTTCCCaatattcgtaccaatttttagtaAAATGGGAATGCCAATATTGAtcagactataatataatttatatcccgaaGTGTGAATAAGCTTCCAAAGTAAATGGAAAAATGTATGAATGTGTAAAATTTTACCCGGTATTAAATTATCCAGCAAGCAGCCTACTATCCCGCCAACTAGGATAGAAGTTGACAGCAGCACCTGAATAATtacaaaattgtatttaaaattaaattgattgattttaatgcagatacaagttagcccttgactgcaatctcatctggtggtaagtgatgatgcagtccaagatggaagcCAGCTAGCCTGAAAGGAGTGaggcagttttcattaaaccccctttggtttctacacgcgaTCGTAGCGGAACGCTAAACCGcctggcggcatggctttgcttTGGTAACAAGCTATGGcggaagtctcccaccagactcatactagagaaaatttagaaattataaaattccaaatttcccctaCCAGGAATTAAAGCCGGAACctagccgccaagcgatttagcactccggtacgatgccgtgtagaaaccaaaatggttttaacaaaaactgccataccccttccaggttagcccgcttccatcttagactgcatcatcacttaccaccaggtgagattgcagtcaagggctaacttgtatctgaatttaaaaaaaagatacgaTCAAcagggctcttgccaccatgACCTGTAACACGGCGTCCAACGCCTCGATGCCGGTGTGTATGAGCCCACTGTGCGCCGACATCCAGCGCGTCAGCACCAGCGGGAAGAACAGGCTGAAGCCGATGATGTACAGGTTCCGGGAGCTGTTCAGGCTCACGTACTGGAGAGCTGACAGACCTGGAGTGAGGGATACTACCATTATACTGCAGATTAATTAAAACATCCTAAGAGTTTCTTCAAACATCTAAAaaaggctgtgatagcctaggttaggacgtccgccttctaattggaggtcgcgggttcgatcccgggcacgcactcctaacttttcggagttatgtgcgttttaagtaattaaatatcacttgctttaacggtgaaggaacctgcatgcctaagagttctccataatgttctcaaaggtgtgtgaactgtgaagtctaccaatccgcacatggccagcgtggtagactatgcccaaaacccttctcactattagaggagacccgtgctctgtagtgagccggtgatgggttgatcatgatgatgatgaagagttTCTTAAAAAATGAATCCTTCGATccctaatagggtcttggactgtagtaataaaatgaagtgattttttgtatagcgataGTTTATGGGATTCGAATTATTAACgagaataatttaatatcatgatttttatttagctAGGTAACCTAAGAGTTCCCAAAAAGTTCTCGAAGAGTTCccaaggtatttaaaaaaaaccaaattctacgcggacaaagtcacgggcatcagctagtctaccatattattatctatcacaataaaataacagatgagggtagatattCCCAATACCGGCTCTCTACCTATTAAATGCTCACCAAATGCTGAGATCATGCCGAACATGACGCAGAACAGGCCGCCCACGATCGGCTGCGGGATGATGATGAACACTGCCCCCAACTTGCCCACCACGCCCTGCAGCACCATCAGCCCTGCCGCCCATTGGATGACGCGCCGGGACCCCACCTTATCACGAGACCAAAATAAGACTTATACGTTAACGATCAATAAATCAAATCTAAGTCTTACTTCTTAGTCaatgataaaaaatttaaatatcatgATAAAGATGATGTCgtacttaaaaataatctaagAGCCAACGAACTTTCCACGCAACTTTGTTACTGCTTTCATCAATTGTATTATCAataaaaaaacaggccaagtgcgagtcaaactcgcgcaacgagggttccgtactacagtcgtattatttcgacattttgcacgataattcaaaaactatgatgcttaaaataaacaaaaatctgttttagaatgtacaggtgaagacctttcatatgataccccacttgatatagtcactcacttcgaaagttgaaaatactaattattagttcatgaccacaatttttttttgtgtgatgtaaccacaaactcacggttttcagttttttccccgaatgtctgctataagatctacctacctgccaaatttcatgattctaggtcaacgtgaagtacgCTGTAGgtaaagttatcctataagggttccgtattttggaagaccctctatttaataatcactgagaaataatttatttttgacataggcaaataccgtattttaACATTCGTAGCATGGAGTTAGTTCACAGCAACAACGTGTCAATCAAGTTTTCAATGTTTACAgtaatttatgtaattatttCCCGTGACGTTCGGTGTTTTGTTGAAAAGCTATTTCAGTTGAACAATTCGCAACGCGCCTCGTGGctaaatattattgtatttacaatttatttaccAAATCAATAGCAGATTTAGAggaacaagtaggtaagtaagtaacaaCAACTTATAACAATGATATAAGAACAATTTCCTCAATAACTgcgtattgaaaatactaattatttgttcatgaacaaataattaattagtattttcaattttcaaagtaagtcaactataccaagtggggtaggtatcgtaTAAAAAGGGCACCtgcatattctaaaacagatttttatttatttttatgcataatagtttttgatttatcatgcaaaatgtcgaaataatacttGAGTAcgcaaccctcggtgcgcgagtttgactcgcacttggccggttttttgcatgggtatagttaaagacctggagagtgacataggctactttttatgccgggaaatcaatgagttctcacgagatttttaaaaccctaaatccatgcgtacctacgaagtcgcaggcatcatagctagtaatacaataaaacccaaatcatgcccgcgtggaatggtgccaaaaatactggctgtatttccgcgttggacagcctggctgatccgttgcgtaaAAAACGAGCCAGCACTTCTTCTTACCTTAGTAACTCCAATAGCACCAACGTTCTCTCCGAAGGTGTTAGTACCGTTACCCGAGCCCCATAGACCAGCTAGCATGGTACCCAGGCCTTCGGTGCCAAGACCTCGATTGATGGCGTGAAGAGGTGGAGGCGGTGCCGCTGAAACaagcgtattttttattttcggcAGCAAAAAAACCACCGCCAACGATTTGTGAAGAGAGAGTTCTTCGGGATATAGCatagagtcatcatcatcattatcaaccgatagacgtcaactgttggacataggtctacgCAGAGGCGGAATAAATGTCAAGAGcaccctaggcaagcacctcataggcgcccctcgaacagccatattaaaagttttactaacttcgaaagaacgaggaatcgtctcattgcatagctggtagttggtgatttcatttatttatgtggacgagtgaagaacatcacgtcatgacacttttctatattaaagaagaggcagtttcggtcacttcaagataatattacttagtagggataattaggtaggccaggtaatggaactctacatgatcacCTGCGCCCCTTCGTagcctcgcgcccctaggcacgtgcctagtttgccctagggataatccgcctctgggACGTGACTAATGAGTTGCTGAAAATCGGCAAAACGCCACCGTTTCTGGATATTACCTTATTTTGTATCATGTGGAAGCAATACGGCGATACTTACCACACATCCTTGCAGTGGTGGGATAGTAGCTGATAGACTCGACGGTGCAGGCTAGCACGCCGGCCAGCATGCCCAGCACGCCAGCCACGCTCACAGTCGGCACACCCCACTGACCTATACcaaaaaagataaacaaatcaaaTACTTGAGTAATGAGTCTATCGGTGATCCAAGAGCTGgaaattttggaaaaaaaatcaaaaaaatttatTGGAAAATAATTTTTGTGTTGTAATCGATTCATTttattagtattaaaataaCTCTTAAGTAACACCATCATGCAATAGTAATGAGAAAGTTTCTagccaacgttcgataaaattttcatagatggcgctaaatactaccaccactaaagaggAAAAATTCCTCATTAAGTAACATATTTGTAACCTGGATAAGGTATGCGGAACCAGGGCGCGTCCTCGATGACATTCAGCTTGAGGTCTGTCCTGGCAGGATGGCCGCTCTCGAACACGTCTGTAGCGGTGAGGACGCCGCAGACTACCCACATTATCGCTATTGTAAGGAGTACCTGAAAACagcttaaatatcacttgctttgacggtgaaggaagtCAACGTGCGCAAACCTTCATATACCTAAGAGTTTTCCATtaggttctcaaaggtgtgtgaagtctgccaatccgcacttggccagcgtggtagactatgaccaaaactcttctcactctgagaggagacccgtgctctgtagtgtgccggcgatagattgctcatgatgataatgatgactccTAGATGAAATAAGTcctatcagtacccttgttataaatgcgaaagtgtgtttgtttgttggtttgtccttcaatcacgtcgcaacgttgcaacggattgacgtgatttgtatgggtatagataaagacctggagagtgacataggctactttttatcccggaaaatcaaagagttcccacgggattttcaaaaaacttaattccacgcgaacgctatcagctagtctataataaacCTATTGAGCTTACCGGAAAGAGTTTGAATAGTGGGAACCATATGACAGTGCAGCCAACTCCTCGCTTCCACACGGGAGTCGGGATCTTCACCTCACCCATGCATTGAGAGAAGATCGTGAGCAAAATGAATGTTCTGGAACAAAATCATAATATCATCTACCATCTATCATAATGgaagagtttcttgctggttcttctcggtaggaacggcattccgaaccagtggtaaattaaaactacctgactattcgtaagcacttgtaaaaagtttatgaataaaaaaacgttctattctattctattctattctccaATGTATCTTGATCCTAAGCGTGTAACATAAAGTTAACATGTTCGCCTGCACGGATGCTGGAGATGCAGGTGAATCGATAACACGCTACTTGTTGAGCGGCGCCCGGTCGCCATGGCAACGGCCTCTCGTCCCAGGTGCCTGTCCCACTGGCTCTGTTATATTTAAAGTTTCTCACATGTCCACAGGTGCTCTATCGATTGGTGAGAATGGCGTGTTTTACTATTTATAggacaactagcttatgcgcgcgacttcgtccgcgtggacttcacaaatttcaaacctctatttcacccccttaggggttgaatttccaaaaatactttcttagcggatgtctacgtcataatagctaagtatctgcatgccaaatttcagctcgatccgtccaaggtttgagctgtgcgttgatagatcaatcagtcagtcagtcagctt is a window encoding:
- the LOC117987679 gene encoding solute carrier family 23 member 2 — its product is MVHQNVQIGLENVLPSLNASDASNVPNGSATDERKGNVTYGIDDAPPWYLCIFLALQHYLTMIGAIVAIPFILCPALCMEETDPDRSNIISTMIFVTGLITWLQCTFGCRLPIVQGGTISFLVPTLAILNLPAWKCPAPDVLAVMSGEERRTVWTSRMCELSGAIAVSALFQVIGGYFGIIGSLLRFVTPLTIAPTVALVGLTLFDHAADAASQQWGIAAGTFILLTIFSQCMGEVKIPTPVWKRGVGCTVIWFPLFKLFPVLLTIAIMWVVCGVLTATDVFESGHPARTDLKLNVIEDAPWFRIPYPGQWGVPTVSVAGVLGMLAGVLACTVESISYYPTTARMCAAPPPPLHAINRGLGTEGLGTMLAGLWGSGNGTNTFGENVGAIGVTKVGSRRVIQWAAGLMVLQGVVGKLGAVFIIIPQPIVGGLFCVMFGMISAFGLSALQYVSLNSSRNLYIIGFSLFFPLVLTRWMSAHSGLIHTGIEALDAVLQVLLSTSILVGGIVGCLLDNLIPGTEEERGLAAWAKEMSLEAMGANEQGDTYDFPVGMSLIRRWKWTQYLPFMPTYQAGKFSALFRRTKHS